The following coding sequences lie in one Candidatus Marinarcus aquaticus genomic window:
- a CDS encoding EscU/YscU/HrcU family type III secretion system export apparatus switch protein, producing MQNENKPHIQKAAALKYDQKISNAPHVVAKGKGDVAKNIIKIAQDNNLPIKKDEDLVELLSQLDIDKEIPPSMYKAVAEIFSFIYGLTNKKIER from the coding sequence ATGCAAAATGAAAACAAACCACACATACAAAAAGCGGCTGCACTCAAATATGATCAAAAAATCAGTAATGCCCCACATGTCGTTGCAAAGGGAAAAGGTGATGTGGCCAAAAACATCATCAAAATTGCTCAAGACAATAATCTTCCTATCAAAAAAGATGAAGATTTGGTTGAACTGTTAAGTCAACTTGATATTGACAAAGAGATTCCCCCAAGTATGTATAAAGCTGTTGCGGAAATTTTTAGTTTTATCTATGGATTGACGAATAAAAAAATAGAGCGTTAA